A DNA window from Ranitomeya imitator isolate aRanImi1 chromosome 2, aRanImi1.pri, whole genome shotgun sequence contains the following coding sequences:
- the LOC138665343 gene encoding uncharacterized protein, with protein sequence MERQGPMTPVAREASGPDAGAPIGFTGTAPSGALGGGGLPTFHLGCPGDLMPLIRSLIAPSTWKAYGKAWEEWCLLADGKPVGSSEEARMQVTMAFLSKMHATGVSGSVARNRVSALVFHFKLRGWPDSTKHFLVSQLLKGWRRADKHGDNRHPISFDLLVSLVKAAELVCDSKYEAALMSAAFGLAFFGAMRVSEIVPTALNKPGGLRREDILICEDGIRIRLCKSKTDQEGRGTWFPIFAINKDICPLMLIKNYMRVRKDGSQLFIHENGLPLVSGQFLAILRRMLSRLGMPAAEFGTHSFRIGAATEASRAGLLESEIQRVGRWRSRCFTRYIRPDLLL encoded by the exons ATGGAGCGTCAAGGCCCGATGACTCCCGTGGCACGGGAAGCAAGTGGTCCGGATGCCGGTGCACCGATCG GATTTACTGGGACGGCGCCTTCAGGAGCCCTTGGAGGAGGTGGATTGCCCACATTCCATCTGGGATGTCCTGGGGACCTGATGCCATTAATACGCTCATTGATAGCTCCATCGACTTGGAAAGCCtatggtaaggcgtgggaggagtggtgtctTTTAGCAGACGGCAAACCAGTGGGGTCTTCGGAGGAGGCTCGAATGCAGGTGACAATGGCATTTCTATCCAAAATGCATGCCACAGGGGTGTCGGGCTCAGTAGCGCGCAACCGTGTGTCTGCGCTAGTGTTCCATTTTAAGCTGCGAGGTTGGCCAGATTCTACGAAACATTTCCTAGTCAGTCAGCTATTGAAAGGTTGGCGACGAGCGGATAAACACGGTGATAACAGGCATCCCATATCTTTCGATTTGCTAGTGAGCTTGGTTAAGGCTGCAGAATTGGTTTGCGATTCTAAATACGAGGCTGCGCTAATGTCAGCGGCTTTTGGCCTAGCATTCTTTGGGGCCATGCGGGTCAGTGAGATTGTACCTACGGCTCTGAATAAACCGGGTGGCCTCAGGCGAGAAGACATACTAATTTGTGAGGATGGTATAAGGATTAGACTATGTAAGTCCAAAACTGATCAGGAAGGTAGGGGAACTTGGTTCCCAATATTTGCCATCAACAAGGACATCTGCCCATTAATGTTAATAAAGAATTACATGCGGGTGAGAAAGGATGGTTCCCAACTTTTCATTCATGAGAACGGGCTTCCCCTAGTGTCGGGCCAATTTTTAGCTATATTGAGACGCATGTTGTCACGTTTAGGAATGCCGGCGGCGGAATTTGGGACTCACTCATTTCGGATAGGTGCGGCGACAGAAGCATCTAGAGCGGGTTTGCTTGAATCAGAGATTCAAAGGGTGGGTAGATGGAGATCCCGCTGTTTTACTAGATACATCAGGCCTGACTTGCTGTTATAA